From Sporosarcina sp. Te-1, the proteins below share one genomic window:
- the gyrA gene encoding DNA gyrase subunit A produces the protein MADMPNRGVQGINISTEMKTSFLDYAMSVIVSRALPDVRDGLKPVHRRILYAMQDLGNTADKPHKKSARIVGDVIGKYHPHGDSAVYDTMVRMAQDFNYRYMLVDGHGNFGSVDGDGAAAMRYTESRMSRIAMELLRDINKDTIDYQDNYDGQEKEPIVLPSRFPNLLVNGTSGIAVGMATNIPPHHLGETIDGVLALADNPAITTDELMEIIPGPDFPTGGIIMGRSGIRRAYETGRGSIIIRGKVEIEQQSNGKETIIVTEIPYQVNKAKLIEKIAELVRDKKIEGITHLADESDRTGMRIVIEVRRDANSNVLLNNLYKHTALQSSFGINMLALVDGQPKILALKEILYHYLEHQKVVIRRRTQFDLNKAEDRAHILEGLRIALDHIDEIIALIRASKTTEEAKNGLMERFDLSDRQAQAILDMRLQRLTGLERDKIESEYQELIVLIAELRAILADEQKVVDIIKEELLEVKRRFADERRTDITMGGSEMLEDEDLIPVENSVLTLTHNGYIKRLPANTYRSQRRGGRGIQGMGTNDDDFVEHLLNTSTHDTILFFTSRGRVFKKKGYEVPEYSRTAKGLPIINLLDFDKNEKVTAMIPIEKFEEDKYLFFATCGGVVKRTPISDFANIRSNGLIALTLRGDDELIGVRMTSGNEQIAIGTRNGMLIKFHEEDIRVMGRVASGVRGIRLREGDTAVGMDTVKEGDEILVVTEKGFGKRTPESEYRIQTRGGYGLKTLNVTERNGQLVAMKTVNGSEDLMLITIHGILIRMDIEDISSIGRSTQGVRLIRLGEDELVATVAKVEKEEPEELEEAADYAVEDITELDPVQDLSDETPEEE, from the coding sequence ATGGCTGATATGCCGAACCGCGGTGTCCAAGGAATCAATATAAGTACGGAAATGAAGACATCTTTCCTCGATTACGCGATGAGCGTCATCGTTTCACGTGCTCTTCCGGACGTCCGAGACGGTTTGAAACCGGTGCATCGTCGTATTCTTTACGCGATGCAGGACTTAGGAAACACAGCAGACAAACCACATAAAAAATCCGCCCGTATTGTCGGTGACGTTATCGGTAAGTATCATCCGCATGGAGATAGTGCCGTTTATGACACGATGGTCCGTATGGCTCAAGATTTCAACTATCGCTATATGCTAGTAGATGGTCACGGGAATTTTGGATCTGTCGATGGAGACGGGGCTGCCGCGATGCGTTATACGGAGTCAAGAATGTCTCGAATTGCAATGGAATTACTGCGTGACATTAACAAGGACACCATTGATTATCAAGACAACTATGATGGGCAAGAAAAAGAGCCGATTGTCCTCCCGAGCCGTTTCCCGAATCTCTTAGTAAACGGTACGTCAGGTATTGCAGTCGGTATGGCTACCAACATCCCTCCGCATCATTTAGGTGAAACGATCGATGGGGTTTTGGCGCTTGCAGACAACCCGGCAATTACAACGGATGAATTGATGGAAATCATCCCCGGACCTGATTTCCCAACAGGCGGGATCATCATGGGACGAAGCGGAATCCGCAGAGCCTATGAAACCGGAAGAGGCTCCATCATCATCCGAGGAAAAGTGGAAATCGAGCAGCAATCGAATGGTAAAGAAACGATCATTGTGACGGAAATTCCTTACCAAGTGAACAAAGCGAAACTGATCGAGAAAATTGCCGAGTTGGTGCGGGATAAAAAGATCGAGGGCATCACTCATTTGGCAGACGAATCGGACCGTACCGGCATGAGGATTGTTATCGAAGTCCGCCGGGATGCGAATTCCAATGTCCTTCTTAATAATTTATACAAACATACTGCTTTGCAATCGAGCTTCGGCATCAACATGCTTGCCTTGGTCGATGGACAGCCGAAAATCCTAGCGCTTAAAGAAATCCTATACCACTATTTAGAGCACCAGAAAGTTGTCATCCGACGCAGAACACAATTTGATTTAAACAAAGCGGAAGATCGTGCTCATATTTTGGAAGGTTTGCGTATTGCATTGGATCATATCGACGAAATCATCGCATTGATCCGGGCTTCCAAAACGACAGAAGAAGCGAAAAATGGCTTGATGGAACGATTCGACCTTTCGGACCGCCAAGCTCAAGCGATTCTCGATATGCGACTCCAGCGATTGACTGGATTGGAACGGGATAAAATCGAGTCCGAGTATCAGGAGCTTATTGTCCTGATCGCGGAATTGCGGGCGATTCTTGCAGATGAACAGAAAGTCGTCGACATCATCAAGGAAGAACTGTTGGAAGTGAAACGTCGTTTTGCGGATGAACGCAGAACGGACATCACAATGGGCGGTTCTGAGATGCTGGAAGACGAAGATCTCATTCCAGTTGAAAATTCTGTTTTGACATTAACCCATAATGGGTACATTAAAAGATTGCCGGCGAATACGTATCGGAGCCAACGCAGAGGCGGCCGGGGCATACAAGGAATGGGGACGAATGACGATGATTTCGTAGAGCATCTCCTGAACACGTCTACCCATGATACGATTCTTTTCTTCACAAGCAGAGGAAGGGTCTTCAAGAAAAAAGGATATGAAGTCCCTGAATATAGCAGAACGGCGAAGGGCTTGCCAATTATCAATCTTTTAGATTTCGATAAAAATGAAAAAGTCACAGCCATGATTCCAATTGAAAAGTTCGAGGAAGACAAATACCTGTTCTTCGCTACATGCGGAGGGGTTGTGAAACGTACGCCGATTTCCGATTTTGCCAATATCCGCTCTAATGGCCTCATCGCGTTGACATTGCGCGGAGATGACGAACTCATCGGTGTCCGGATGACTAGCGGCAATGAACAGATTGCGATTGGTACAAGAAATGGCATGCTGATCAAATTCCATGAAGAGGACATTCGTGTGATGGGTCGAGTTGCGAGCGGGGTAAGAGGTATCCGCTTGCGGGAAGGCGACACTGCAGTCGGAATGGACACGGTCAAGGAAGGCGACGAAATCCTTGTCGTCACGGAAAAAGGGTTTGGAAAGCGAACGCCTGAATCGGAATATCGGATTCAAACACGTGGCGGTTACGGTTTGAAGACCTTAAACGTAACGGAGCGGAACGGCCAGCTTGTCGCCATGAAGACAGTAAACGGTTCAGAGGATTTGATGCTCATTACGATACACGGCATTCTGATCCGCATGGATATTGAAGATATTTCTTCGATCGGCCGGAGCACGCAAGGCGTGCGTCTGATCCGTCTTGGTGAGGATGAGCTCGTAGCGACCGTTGCCAAGGTAGAGAAGGAAGAACCTGAAGAATTGGAAGAGGCAGCAGATTATGCTGTGGAAGACATAACAGAGTTAGATCCTGTTCAAGATCTTTCGGATGAAACGCCGGAAGAAGAATAA
- a CDS encoding HD-GYP domain-containing protein, protein MELYKNTSDLRPGILLKEDVFVKTKYPIMRKDTELTPEHLYALRAFGVTRVKVEERVAPDKLTDEEQDTHAMSTADMLKNMPISRETLRKQYYETVRNYKKEFMGWRAGAKVDSAKVRQTVLPLLESFASQKNMLVALNELSDSKDYLYHHSVGVGILAAAISNQLGYPTGDALQLGLAGVLADVGMAKIDPQIPEKSAFLSREEYNEVKKHTIFSFQMLQETPLLRKEMKLAVFQHHERLDGSGYPRGDKSDSITVYSQILAVSDVFHAMTSERIYRSKQSPYKVLEMIKEEEFGKFDIKIVQALESLIGNISIGARVKLSDGEIGEVMFIHRDSPLRPLVKKLPSGETVDLAAKRSLSIEKVLE, encoded by the coding sequence ATGGAACTCTATAAGAATACGAGCGACTTACGCCCTGGTATCCTATTGAAAGAAGATGTCTTCGTCAAAACAAAATACCCAATCATGCGCAAGGACACTGAATTGACTCCCGAACATCTCTATGCGTTGCGAGCATTCGGAGTGACAAGAGTGAAAGTTGAAGAGCGGGTAGCTCCGGACAAATTGACAGACGAAGAACAGGATACCCATGCAATGTCTACCGCTGACATGCTGAAAAATATGCCGATTAGCCGAGAAACACTTCGGAAACAATATTATGAAACAGTACGAAACTACAAAAAGGAGTTCATGGGGTGGCGTGCCGGCGCCAAGGTCGATAGTGCGAAAGTTCGCCAAACCGTTTTGCCCCTGCTTGAATCCTTTGCCTCTCAGAAAAATATGCTGGTTGCGCTGAATGAATTATCCGATTCCAAAGACTACTTGTATCACCATTCTGTGGGTGTTGGAATCCTGGCGGCTGCGATTAGCAATCAACTCGGTTATCCAACAGGAGATGCGTTGCAATTAGGACTGGCAGGTGTGCTCGCCGATGTCGGCATGGCGAAAATTGATCCGCAGATTCCAGAGAAATCCGCCTTTTTATCAAGAGAGGAATATAACGAAGTAAAGAAGCATACAATCTTTAGCTTTCAAATGCTTCAAGAAACCCCTTTATTGCGTAAGGAGATGAAGCTGGCAGTCTTTCAGCATCATGAGCGGCTCGACGGCAGCGGCTATCCGAGAGGGGATAAATCGGACAGCATAACGGTGTACTCGCAAATCTTGGCGGTGTCCGATGTGTTCCACGCCATGACGTCGGAACGGATTTATCGATCCAAACAGTCACCTTACAAGGTGTTGGAAATGATCAAGGAAGAGGAATTTGGAAAGTTTGATATTAAAATTGTCCAAGCGTTAGAGAGCTTGATCGGGAATATCTCCATAGGAGCCAGAGTGAAATTGTCTGATGGCGAAATAGGAGAAGTTATGTTCATCCATCGAGATTCTCCATTACGACCATTGGTTAAAAAGCTGCCAAGCGGCGAAACAGTTGATCTTGCTGCCAAACGGTCTCTTTCTATAGAGAAAGTATTGGAATGA
- a CDS encoding glutathione peroxidase: MTTIYDFTVKKPDGTEESLADYSGKVMVIVNTASKCGFTKQFEELQGLYEKYKNQNFIILGFPSDNFNNQEFEDMEDTLAFCQRNYGVTFPIFQKIDVKGKEQHPLFAYLTSKQKGFLVEGIKWNFTKFLIDRNGQVVERFAPNTSPHKMSKSIEKIIQ, from the coding sequence ATGACCACAATTTATGATTTTACTGTTAAAAAGCCGGATGGGACCGAAGAATCTTTGGCAGACTATAGTGGAAAAGTGATGGTGATTGTCAATACTGCAAGCAAGTGCGGGTTCACCAAACAATTTGAAGAGCTGCAAGGATTATATGAGAAATACAAGAACCAGAATTTTATTATCCTCGGTTTCCCTTCGGATAACTTTAATAATCAGGAATTCGAAGACATGGAGGATACTTTAGCTTTTTGTCAACGCAATTACGGCGTTACCTTTCCGATATTCCAGAAGATTGATGTGAAAGGAAAAGAACAGCATCCTTTATTCGCATATTTGACGTCCAAACAAAAGGGCTTCTTGGTGGAAGGGATCAAGTGGAACTTTACTAAGTTCTTGATTGATCGAAATGGTCAGGTTGTGGAACGCTTTGCCCCGAATACATCTCCCCATAAAATGAGCAAGTCGATTGAAAAGATCATTCAGTGA
- the guaB gene encoding IMP dehydrogenase, which yields MWESKFTREGLTFDDVLLVPGASEVLPKDVSLSVKLTDKITLNIPIISAGMDTVTEARMAIAMARQGGLGIIHKNMSIEEQAEQVVTVKRSENGVITNPFFLTPEHQVYDAEHLMGKYRISGVPIVNNMDERKLVGILTNRDLRFIQDYSMMIHDVMTKDNLVTAPVGTTLEDAEKILQQYKIEKLPIVDEQGILTGLITIKDIEKVIEFPNAAKDSQGRLLVGAAVGVTSDTMVRVQKLVESEVDVIVLDTAHGHSKGVIDTVAQIRKAYPDLDIIAGNVATAEGTAALYEAGADVVKVGIGPGSICTTRVVAGVGVPQITAVYNCATEARKHGKSIIADGGIKFSGDIVKALAAGGHAVMLGSLLAGTTESPGETEIFQGRRFKVYRGMGSVASMEKGSKDRYFQEEAKKLVPEGIEGRMPYKGPLPDTIHQLVGGIRAGMGYCGTKDLTELREKAQFIRMTGAGLRESHPHHVQITKEAPNYSIS from the coding sequence ATGTGGGAATCGAAATTTACGCGTGAGGGACTGACCTTTGATGATGTCTTGCTCGTACCTGGTGCATCAGAGGTGTTGCCGAAGGATGTATCACTTTCTGTGAAGCTCACTGACAAGATTACGTTGAATATCCCGATAATCAGTGCAGGGATGGACACCGTAACGGAGGCGAGAATGGCGATCGCCATGGCGCGTCAGGGCGGTCTTGGAATCATCCATAAGAACATGAGTATCGAAGAACAGGCGGAACAGGTTGTTACCGTCAAACGCTCTGAAAACGGGGTCATCACGAATCCTTTCTTCCTCACTCCGGAGCATCAAGTGTACGATGCGGAACATTTAATGGGGAAATACCGTATTTCCGGAGTTCCGATTGTCAATAATATGGACGAGCGTAAACTAGTCGGCATCTTGACGAATCGGGATTTGCGTTTCATACAGGATTACTCCATGATGATCCATGACGTCATGACGAAAGATAATCTTGTTACTGCGCCGGTTGGCACGACATTGGAAGATGCTGAAAAGATCTTGCAGCAATATAAGATCGAAAAGCTGCCAATCGTGGATGAGCAAGGAATCTTAACTGGATTGATCACAATCAAGGATATTGAAAAGGTCATTGAATTTCCGAATGCTGCAAAAGATTCCCAAGGCCGTCTGCTTGTAGGGGCTGCGGTTGGTGTCACATCTGATACGATGGTGCGCGTTCAAAAATTGGTTGAGTCAGAAGTCGATGTCATCGTGTTGGACACGGCACATGGTCATTCCAAAGGGGTTATCGATACGGTTGCTCAAATTCGCAAGGCGTATCCTGACCTCGATATCATTGCAGGCAATGTCGCCACTGCAGAAGGCACAGCAGCTTTGTATGAAGCGGGAGCCGACGTAGTGAAGGTTGGCATTGGGCCTGGGTCCATCTGTACCACTCGTGTCGTAGCGGGCGTTGGCGTTCCTCAAATCACTGCGGTGTACAATTGTGCGACTGAAGCACGCAAGCATGGTAAGTCCATCATCGCAGACGGCGGCATTAAGTTTTCAGGTGATATTGTCAAGGCGCTGGCAGCTGGTGGACATGCCGTCATGCTCGGCAGCTTGCTTGCTGGTACGACGGAAAGCCCGGGAGAAACAGAAATTTTCCAAGGTCGTCGTTTTAAAGTGTATCGTGGCATGGGTTCTGTCGCATCCATGGAAAAAGGTTCAAAAGATCGTTATTTCCAAGAAGAAGCGAAGAAGCTTGTTCCTGAAGGAATTGAAGGCCGCATGCCATACAAAGGGCCGCTTCCGGATACAATTCATCAATTGGTTGGAGGCATTCGTGCGGGTATGGGATACTGCGGTACGAAGGATTTGACTGAGTTACGGGAGAAGGCCCAGTTCATCCGAATGACGGGGGCAGGATTGCGTGAAAGCCATCCACACCACGTTCAAATTACGAAAGAGGCGCCAAATTACTCAATTTCTTAA
- a CDS encoding serine hydrolase gives MKKEMRKWVAVLLMPLLLLMSFGAPTAKAESALGLHVDGAILIDAESGKILYEENADTPLGIASMSKMMTEYLLFEAISEGKISWDQEYRVTDYTYAISQDRRLSNVPLRKDGTYTIRELYEALAIYSANAATIAIAETIAGTETEFLKMMDAKAKELGLVDYKFVNSTGLNNKDLQGMHPQGTGPEDENVMPAKSVALLAYRLIHDYPEVLETTKISKKTFREGTSDAIDMKNWNFMLPGLIYEYQGVDGLKTGTTDFAGHCFTGTATRDGKRLIAVVMKAVDAKGVGSYKARFDATRALFDYGFSQFSEQEIVPAGYKFEKQKTVDINKGKEKTVAIEVKEPIKMMVKTNEKDQYVPELVLDEKVVKNGQIDAPVKAGTVVGHVKLAKTEGTDYGYIDSKEAKMDVVTTTTVEKAGWFSLMLSAIGNFFVGIWESITGFIKGWFD, from the coding sequence GTGAAAAAGGAAATGAGAAAATGGGTAGCGGTTCTGTTAATGCCGTTGCTCTTGTTGATGTCGTTTGGAGCGCCAACGGCAAAAGCTGAGTCGGCACTTGGCTTGCATGTGGACGGCGCCATTTTGATTGACGCAGAAAGTGGAAAAATACTATATGAAGAAAATGCCGATACCCCTCTTGGCATCGCGAGTATGTCCAAGATGATGACAGAGTATCTTCTTTTTGAAGCGATTAGTGAAGGGAAGATCAGCTGGGATCAGGAGTACCGGGTCACGGATTATACATACGCGATTTCACAAGATCGACGTTTAAGTAATGTTCCATTGCGTAAAGATGGTACCTACACGATTCGGGAGCTGTATGAGGCGTTGGCCATCTATTCGGCAAATGCCGCTACTATTGCCATTGCCGAAACGATTGCCGGTACGGAAACTGAGTTTTTGAAAATGATGGATGCAAAAGCGAAAGAGCTTGGACTCGTCGATTATAAATTCGTCAACTCGACAGGACTGAATAATAAAGACCTTCAAGGCATGCATCCACAAGGGACAGGCCCGGAAGACGAAAACGTCATGCCAGCTAAATCAGTTGCTCTATTGGCATATCGCTTGATTCATGATTACCCGGAAGTACTCGAAACAACCAAAATCAGCAAGAAGACATTCCGCGAAGGAACGTCTGATGCAATTGATATGAAAAATTGGAACTTTATGCTTCCAGGATTGATTTATGAATACCAGGGTGTTGATGGTTTAAAGACAGGCACAACCGATTTTGCGGGCCACTGTTTTACAGGAACGGCTACGCGTGACGGCAAACGCCTTATCGCTGTTGTCATGAAGGCAGTCGATGCGAAGGGCGTCGGTTCCTATAAGGCACGTTTTGATGCAACCCGCGCGTTATTCGACTACGGCTTCAGCCAATTCTCCGAGCAGGAAATTGTGCCGGCTGGCTACAAGTTTGAAAAACAAAAGACCGTGGACATCAATAAAGGGAAAGAAAAAACAGTTGCCATCGAAGTGAAAGAACCGATCAAGATGATGGTAAAGACAAACGAAAAAGACCAATACGTACCGGAGCTTGTGCTCGATGAGAAAGTAGTCAAGAACGGCCAAATCGATGCTCCTGTTAAAGCTGGCACAGTCGTTGGGCATGTGAAGCTGGCGAAAACGGAAGGGACCGATTACGGCTATATTGATTCCAAGGAGGCCAAAATGGATGTCGTAACAACGACAACTGTCGAGAAGGCAGGTTGGTTCTCACTTATGTTAAGTGCTATTGGCAACTTCTTTGTCGGTATTTGGGAAAGTATAACTGGCTTTATAAAAGGCTGGTTTGATTGA
- a CDS encoding PLP-dependent aminotransferase family protein, which translates to MEMLLIELDKQSPVPLYEQIYNQIKNDITEGKLEVGAKLPSKRKLEDFLNLSQTTIELAYSQLVAEGFISTKPRQGYYVQAIEELAYIQPTNTAKVSVTPEKEKVQLDFSPGQIDTDSFPFTMWKKYAKEVMDDSSKHLLSLGHPHGDLELRRDIARYLYHSRGVDCTPEQIIVGSGTEQLLPLLIRILGPAAVYAIEDPGYPLTHHVFFHNNREAVPIPVDEEGMNVQALQQTEATVAYVTPSHQFPTGTVLSAARRTALLNWAAAEENRYIIEDDYDSEFRYTGRPIPSLQGMDKSGSVIYVSTFSKSLMPSLRIAYMVLPPRLLEHYTNAFIHYASTVPRFDQHILAKFMEDGHFSRHLNRMRKLYKRKLYLLTDTLGAYAPEITYSGEEAGMHIIIKVQIGENEEMLIDQARSKGIRVYGLNGYMKKRTGREPSILLGFGGLPETDIREAVHCLMNAWQIPLRRI; encoded by the coding sequence ATGGAAATGCTTTTAATCGAACTGGATAAACAAAGTCCAGTGCCACTATATGAACAAATCTATAATCAAATAAAAAACGACATTACAGAAGGAAAGTTGGAAGTAGGAGCGAAACTGCCTTCCAAGCGAAAACTGGAAGACTTCTTAAACCTGAGTCAAACTACCATTGAGCTGGCATATAGTCAATTGGTGGCGGAAGGGTTCATTTCCACAAAGCCGAGGCAAGGCTACTATGTGCAGGCGATTGAAGAACTGGCGTATATCCAACCAACCAATACGGCAAAAGTTTCCGTCACGCCTGAAAAAGAGAAGGTGCAACTTGATTTTTCTCCCGGGCAGATCGACACGGATTCTTTCCCTTTTACCATGTGGAAAAAGTATGCAAAGGAAGTAATGGATGATTCGTCTAAGCATTTGTTGTCGCTTGGCCATCCCCATGGGGACTTGGAACTCCGTCGGGATATCGCACGATATTTATATCATTCCAGAGGCGTCGATTGTACGCCGGAGCAGATTATCGTCGGATCCGGTACGGAGCAGCTATTGCCCTTACTGATTCGGATTCTTGGACCGGCAGCCGTCTATGCGATTGAAGATCCAGGCTATCCGCTCACCCACCATGTGTTCTTCCATAATAACCGGGAGGCTGTTCCAATCCCTGTCGACGAAGAAGGGATGAATGTTCAAGCATTGCAGCAAACGGAAGCGACAGTCGCCTATGTGACGCCTTCCCACCAATTTCCGACCGGTACCGTATTATCAGCAGCACGCCGTACTGCCCTGCTGAATTGGGCAGCCGCTGAAGAAAATCGTTATATTATCGAGGATGACTATGATAGCGAATTCCGTTATACAGGGCGCCCCATTCCGTCCCTGCAAGGCATGGACAAATCAGGAAGTGTCATTTATGTCAGTACGTTTTCAAAATCCCTCATGCCATCTTTACGGATTGCCTATATGGTCTTGCCTCCGAGACTTCTTGAACACTATACGAACGCCTTTATCCATTATGCATCCACCGTTCCACGGTTTGACCAGCATATTTTGGCCAAATTCATGGAAGACGGCCACTTCTCACGACACCTGAATCGGATGCGAAAATTGTATAAGCGCAAGCTTTATTTATTGACCGATACACTGGGAGCATATGCGCCTGAAATCACCTATTCGGGTGAAGAAGCAGGGATGCATATCATCATTAAAGTCCAAATTGGAGAAAATGAAGAAATGCTTATTGATCAAGCGAGGAGCAAGGGAATCCGCGTCTACGGGCTGAATGGTTACATGAAAAAACGAACGGGCCGGGAACCATCCATACTCCTCGGCTTCGGAGGGTTGCCTGAGACCGACATAAGAGAAGCCGTTCACTGTCTGATGAACGCATGGCAAATTCCTCTGCGGCGCATATAA
- the pdxS gene encoding pyridoxal 5'-phosphate synthase lyase subunit PdxS — protein MDFRYGGVIMDVINAEQAKVAEAAGAVAVMALERVPSDIRAAGGVARMADPRIIEEVQKVVSIPVMAKVRIGHISEARILEAMGVDYIDESEVLTPADEEFHLLKSDYQVPFVCGARNLGEAARRLGEGAKMLRSKGEPGTGNIVEAVRHLRMVNAQVNKVIHMSNDELMVEARDLGAPYEVLLAIREAKRLPVVNYAAGGVATPADASLMMELGADGVFVGSGIFKSDNPEKFARAIVQATEDFRNYTRIGELSKDIGTPMKGLEIGKLVKNELMAGRGI, from the coding sequence ATGGACTTTAGATATGGCGGCGTCATTATGGACGTTATTAACGCAGAGCAAGCGAAAGTAGCAGAAGCGGCAGGAGCGGTAGCGGTGATGGCATTAGAACGTGTACCATCTGATATTCGTGCCGCAGGGGGCGTAGCGAGAATGGCTGACCCACGTATTATTGAAGAGGTGCAGAAGGTAGTTTCCATTCCAGTCATGGCCAAGGTCAGAATCGGACATATTTCCGAGGCACGGATTCTGGAAGCAATGGGTGTTGATTATATTGATGAAAGTGAAGTTTTGACACCGGCAGATGAAGAGTTCCACTTATTGAAGAGTGACTATCAGGTTCCTTTTGTCTGTGGTGCACGAAATCTTGGGGAAGCCGCCCGCCGGCTTGGCGAGGGAGCGAAAATGCTCCGGTCGAAGGGAGAGCCGGGAACAGGGAATATCGTCGAAGCGGTCCGTCATCTTCGGATGGTCAATGCGCAAGTAAACAAGGTCATCCATATGAGCAATGATGAGTTAATGGTAGAAGCTCGCGATTTGGGGGCTCCTTATGAAGTGTTACTAGCGATCCGTGAGGCAAAACGGCTTCCGGTCGTTAATTACGCTGCGGGTGGTGTGGCGACTCCTGCGGATGCATCGCTTATGATGGAGCTAGGTGCAGATGGAGTATTTGTAGGGTCTGGAATTTTTAAATCCGACAATCCGGAAAAATTTGCTCGTGCGATTGTTCAAGCGACGGAAGACTTTAGAAACTATACACGGATTGGTGAGTTATCGAAGGATATTGGCACGCCGATGAAGGGGCTAGAGATCGGAAAGCTGGTAAAGAATGAGTTAATGGCAGGACGAGGTATTTAA
- a CDS encoding aminoglycoside phosphotransferase family protein, whose product MIKSQISDAFPIGHVKSMSKMDRGNTADTYKIETDKGYFIAKTIATLNDAEFEYRLHHHFREKGIANTPMIQVTVDQEFAALIEGTYYQLQTYIVSTSSIPSTATWVRSIVQLLKAFSTFEITNHERLDRFSLLDEWNRSFESWRNYSEREYEWLAQRVDELHHFDNWKSTWIHGDLGSWNTLYNDVDDQLVFIDFGEARMGHPYFDFAALLTSFSPHPKHKMLFYQYVTTVLKEYEKYDCPDYETLYQFIRLWLVRGIVAAGVTSSYWTHFKEAVIGYEDFFTRKGWLMY is encoded by the coding sequence TTGATAAAATCTCAAATTTCGGATGCATTTCCGATTGGCCATGTGAAATCCATGTCCAAAATGGATAGGGGAAACACTGCAGATACTTATAAAATTGAAACGGATAAAGGATATTTTATCGCTAAAACCATTGCCACTCTAAATGATGCAGAATTTGAGTATAGATTACATCATCATTTTAGGGAAAAGGGGATTGCGAATACGCCCATGATCCAAGTCACCGTCGATCAGGAATTTGCAGCACTCATCGAAGGTACATATTATCAGTTGCAAACCTATATTGTATCGACCTCAAGTATCCCTAGTACTGCAACTTGGGTTCGTTCTATCGTTCAATTACTGAAAGCATTCTCTACTTTTGAGATAACGAACCATGAGCGTCTTGACCGATTTTCCTTACTCGATGAATGGAATCGCTCTTTTGAATCTTGGAGAAACTATTCGGAAAGGGAATATGAGTGGTTAGCACAGAGAGTTGATGAACTTCATCATTTTGATAATTGGAAATCTACATGGATTCATGGAGATTTAGGGTCCTGGAACACGTTGTATAATGATGTAGATGACCAACTCGTATTCATTGATTTTGGAGAAGCGCGTATGGGACACCCCTATTTTGATTTTGCCGCACTTCTTACTTCCTTTTCTCCACATCCCAAGCATAAGATGTTGTTTTATCAGTACGTCACCACGGTTTTAAAGGAATATGAAAAATATGATTGTCCCGATTATGAAACATTGTATCAATTTATTCGTCTATGGTTGGTTAGGGGGATAGTAGCAGCAGGTGTTACTTCATCATATTGGACACATTTTAAAGAAGCCGTGATAGGGTATGAAGATTTTTTTACTAGAAAAGGATGGCTGATGTATTAA
- a CDS encoding NUDIX domain-containing protein, with translation MENLKVFDAQYNYIDDQSRDIIHAEGLWHETFHCWLTDGENVFIQKRSFKKKDYPGLLDITAAGHLLSTENVMDGIREVEEELGIKVDESKLHRMGIVPNVIVLPHFIDREFSHVFLYVSTFAPAEFSLQT, from the coding sequence ATGGAGAATTTAAAAGTTTTTGACGCGCAATACAATTATATTGATGATCAATCAAGAGATATCATCCATGCTGAAGGATTATGGCACGAAACCTTTCATTGCTGGCTAACAGATGGAGAGAATGTCTTTATTCAGAAGAGAAGTTTTAAAAAGAAGGATTATCCAGGATTATTGGATATTACTGCAGCAGGTCACTTGCTCTCAACCGAGAATGTGATGGACGGTATTCGAGAGGTCGAGGAGGAGCTCGGAATAAAAGTGGATGAATCCAAGCTGCATCGAATGGGGATTGTCCCGAATGTCATCGTGCTTCCACATTTTATTGACCGGGAATTTTCCCATGTGTTCTTGTACGTATCGACATTTGCTCCGGCTGAATTTTCGTTACAGACATAA